The window GCCCCCGGCGGCCAGGAGCCGGGGCCGTGCGTGAGATCGGCGCCATTGATCACACGACGTTGGACGGACTGCTCGCGGATCCGGCGACGAGCTTCGCCCTCAAGGCTGTGATCGAGGCATGGGCTGAAAGGGATGGTCTGGATGCGGAGCATGACGCCCGTCTTCTCCATGCCGCCCTCGCCAGGGACGTCGACCATCGCCTGGGCCTGGCGCCGTGAACTTCCGGGTGGATGGAGAATTCATCGATTCAGGCGGACCGGAGGACCGGTTGCTGCCCTGGAGGCGTGTCCAGGACATCGCGGGCATCAGTCGGTCCACGGCCTGGCGGATGCAGCGGAACGGAGAATTTCCGACGCCCGTGACGGTTTCGCCGGGTAGGGTGGGGTGGTGGGAGAGCGAGCTGACGGCCTGGAAGGGCGCGCGGGGGACGACGAGGGCGCTGGTCCCGCCTTCGAGACCTCGGCTGCCCGGCATGCCGCGCCGGGCGCCCGGTCGTTCAGCGCCGGCGGCGTCGAATGGAGTCTGTGATCGACAAGAGA of the Brevundimonas pondensis genome contains:
- a CDS encoding helix-turn-helix transcriptional regulator, yielding MDGEFIDSGGPEDRLLPWRRVQDIAGISRSTAWRMQRNGEFPTPVTVSPGRVGWWESELTAWKGARGTTRALVPPSRPRLPGMPRRAPGRSAPAASNGVCDRQEKSEVSKEATRPPERKRRARPIHVDQIDFGF